In Leisingera sp. NJS204, the following are encoded in one genomic region:
- a CDS encoding multidrug effflux MFS transporter, with product MSLNMFLPSLANIAVDLKTDYSTVSWAVSGYLAITAIIQLIIGPLSDRIGRRTVLLVALLVFAFASAGCTFAPNIEAFLFCRMLQGGIIGGYALSLAIVRDTRTEREAVSLIGYIGMAMAIAPMIGPMLGGVLDTFFGWRSVFGFYAAAGFGLLLLCWFDLGETRPQRATDTSTPVPGTTALIREPLFWAYALCGTLSVGAFYIFLTGAPLVAQSTFNVTTAELGLYIGTITVGFMIGGFLAGRVGQHFEPTTIMIAGRVVACTGLFGGFLLFASGIRSAELFFASTIFVGLGNGITMPGCNAGAMSVRPDLAGSDAGLSGALIVAGGAVLTSVTGNLVPQTNGGQTLLMLMLAASGLAMAFAVWAAWLRKKGGYPARSSDPSL from the coding sequence GTTCCTACCCTCGCTGGCCAATATCGCTGTCGATCTTAAAACTGACTACAGCACTGTGAGCTGGGCTGTTTCTGGGTACCTGGCTATAACAGCGATCATCCAGCTCATCATCGGTCCCTTGTCAGACCGGATCGGTAGGCGGACGGTTCTTCTGGTGGCTTTGCTTGTTTTCGCATTTGCCTCTGCGGGTTGCACCTTTGCTCCGAACATCGAGGCATTTCTGTTCTGCCGAATGCTCCAAGGCGGCATCATCGGCGGGTATGCGCTTTCTCTCGCGATAGTTCGGGACACGAGAACGGAGCGAGAGGCTGTGAGCCTGATCGGCTATATCGGAATGGCGATGGCAATCGCCCCGATGATCGGTCCCATGCTGGGAGGGGTGCTGGACACCTTCTTTGGGTGGCGGTCCGTCTTTGGCTTCTACGCTGCAGCGGGCTTCGGATTGCTGCTGCTTTGCTGGTTCGACCTCGGAGAGACGAGGCCTCAAAGGGCAACAGATACCAGCACTCCGGTGCCTGGCACGACGGCGCTCATCCGTGAGCCCCTTTTCTGGGCCTACGCACTCTGCGGCACGCTTTCCGTCGGCGCATTCTACATCTTTCTGACGGGCGCACCCCTTGTTGCGCAGTCCACTTTCAATGTCACAACCGCCGAACTTGGACTCTACATCGGGACCATTACTGTTGGCTTTATGATCGGCGGTTTCCTGGCCGGTCGCGTTGGGCAACACTTCGAACCGACAACCATCATGATTGCGGGCCGGGTTGTGGCTTGCACTGGTCTTTTCGGAGGTTTTTTGCTCTTCGCATCGGGTATCAGGTCAGCGGAGCTTTTCTTTGCGAGCACCATCTTCGTTGGTTTAGGGAATGGGATTACAATGCCCGGATGCAATGCCGGTGCCATGTCGGTTCGACCTGATCTCGCCGGAAGCGATGCCGGATTGAGCGGCGCTCTCATCGTTGCTGGTGGTGCCGTTTTGACGTCGGTGACGGGCAACCTTGTGCCACAGACGAACGGAGGCCAAACACTGCTTATGTTGATGCTGGCTGCATCGGGATTGGCAATGGCGTTTGCCGTTTGGGCGGCATGGCTGAGGAAGAAGGGTGGCTATCCGGCAAGGAGCAGCGATCCATCGCTTTGA
- a CDS encoding ACT domain-containing protein, producing the protein MNHTLNVNFVPGRFAVSQLATDTDIPEWFSGPGFKAAIYSDDETTLVCLEDRIPAEIQTEKGWVCLHTVGPFPFDAAGIVQSLIAPLSSNDIGVFVVCTYDGEHVLIPTKETEKAIRCLRAAGHIINN; encoded by the coding sequence TTGAACCATACCCTAAATGTGAATTTCGTTCCTGGACGTTTTGCCGTCTCGCAACTTGCCACCGATACTGACATTCCGGAGTGGTTTAGTGGGCCAGGATTCAAGGCTGCAATCTATTCGGATGACGAGACAACCCTGGTTTGCCTCGAAGATCGTATTCCTGCTGAAATTCAGACGGAAAAGGGTTGGGTTTGCTTGCATACTGTGGGTCCCTTTCCATTTGATGCTGCTGGAATTGTCCAATCGCTGATTGCGCCGCTGTCCTCCAATGACATCGGCGTATTTGTCGTCTGCACTTATGACGGCGAGCATGTGCTGATCCCAACCAAAGAAACTGAAAAGGCAATTCGGTGTCTGAGAGCAGCAGGGCACATCATAAACAACTAG
- a CDS encoding GFA family protein, with amino-acid sequence MPTGLTGSCLCGKVTYDTGSEPLWVTICHCKFCQRATGSDRMIQPVFERQDFSFTAATPAVFTQPSDGSGKNVNAHFCSDCGTKLALTFERWPDKIGIYLGTLDSPDAIKVGPDNSKHIFVSEAQPGTLLPPNVKIFDHHAAEIDGTPIEPTIHSKPVTT; translated from the coding sequence ATGCCGACTGGATTAACTGGAAGCTGTCTTTGCGGGAAGGTGACTTACGACACAGGTAGCGAACCGCTTTGGGTCACCATTTGCCACTGCAAGTTTTGCCAACGTGCGACTGGGTCTGATCGAATGATCCAGCCGGTTTTTGAGAGACAAGACTTTAGCTTCACCGCTGCCACCCCTGCAGTCTTCACGCAACCCTCTGACGGAAGCGGCAAAAACGTCAACGCGCACTTCTGCTCGGATTGCGGGACCAAGTTGGCGCTAACCTTCGAAAGGTGGCCGGACAAGATTGGCATATACCTGGGAACGCTGGACAGTCCGGATGCGATCAAGGTCGGGCCGGACAATAGTAAGCACATATTCGTTTCCGAGGCTCAGCCAGGGACTCTGTTGCCTCCTAACGTGAAGATCTTCGATCATCATGCGGCAGAAATTGATGGAACGCCAATCGAGCCAACCATTCATTCGAAGCCAGTCACCACTTAA
- a CDS encoding GlxA family transcriptional regulator produces the protein MSGTFEVRHLSPDGRPYTDTNGRRVTPQGCLEQFPKPRDIPKLVIVPGLNLDPHAQPPESFEDAAEWLRMVADAGALITSTCSGAWLLAHAGLLNGLEATTHWNYAETLTRLYPKVRLRRERVLAPAGAGHSVVTAGGASCWGDLMLYLIARFAGAHEARRIAKEFLLQPHSDGQLCYASLVATSQHDDQLIAEAQVWAAQHYDTPSPVATMAERSGMTQRGFHRRFRKATGQAPVDYIQTLRVEEAKQLLETTAAPIDEIASEVGYSEPSSFRSAFRKRVGISASAYRKKWRALAPMDT, from the coding sequence ATGTCCGGTACTTTTGAGGTGCGGCATCTGTCACCCGACGGGCGCCCATACACCGACACCAATGGTCGCCGGGTTACCCCCCAAGGCTGCCTCGAACAATTTCCGAAACCGCGCGACATACCGAAGCTCGTGATCGTACCGGGATTGAACCTTGACCCGCACGCACAGCCACCTGAAAGCTTTGAAGATGCCGCAGAGTGGTTGCGTATGGTCGCCGATGCTGGTGCTCTGATCACCTCGACCTGTTCAGGCGCATGGCTTCTGGCCCATGCAGGCCTTCTCAACGGGCTCGAGGCGACGACGCATTGGAACTACGCCGAAACTTTGACGCGCCTTTACCCTAAGGTCCGTCTCCGCCGAGAGCGGGTCTTGGCACCGGCTGGTGCAGGTCACTCCGTCGTGACGGCGGGCGGCGCCTCGTGTTGGGGCGATCTGATGCTCTACCTGATAGCGCGTTTCGCAGGCGCGCACGAGGCGAGGCGAATCGCCAAGGAGTTCCTTTTGCAGCCCCATTCGGACGGTCAGCTCTGCTACGCATCGCTGGTCGCTACGAGCCAGCATGACGACCAGTTGATTGCTGAGGCGCAGGTCTGGGCGGCACAGCACTACGACACACCCAGCCCCGTCGCTACCATGGCAGAACGCAGCGGCATGACCCAACGCGGGTTCCACCGCCGGTTTAGGAAGGCGACCGGTCAGGCGCCGGTAGATTACATCCAGACCCTGCGGGTCGAAGAAGCAAAGCAGCTTCTCGAAACCACCGCCGCGCCTATAGATGAGATCGCTTCGGAGGTCGGCTATTCTGAACCGTCGAGTTTCCGGTCGGCGTTTAGAAAGCGCGTCGGTATCTCCGCGTCCGCGTATCGAAAAAAATGGAGGGCACTCGCACCCATGGATACTTGA
- a CDS encoding homocysteine S-methyltransferase family protein: MTIQNQSPAFHTDVIRGYLADPRTYLTDGGFETSMLFLEGFDLPAFAACVLLEDDVARAAMDRYFDRFLSMAETTETGFVLDTNTWRSGTHWADAVGRLPAQMQDLTREAVRFAMAIRDRWQDRVSPILLNGVIGPAGDAYDGTISLDAATAEAIHAPQIALLAECGVDLVSALTFGSMPEAIGFSRASIKAGVPVAISYTVETDGCLPDGTPLERAVLETDAATGGAPLYYMINCAHPEHFRDVLNNEAWCRRIRGVRANASRLSHAELDEAETLDDGDPEEFGLLHADLARKLPALKVVGGCCGTDHRHVGCMADAMLPSTGA; encoded by the coding sequence ATGACCATTCAAAACCAAAGCCCAGCGTTCCACACTGACGTGATCCGTGGCTACCTCGCCGACCCGCGCACCTACCTGACCGATGGAGGTTTCGAAACCTCCATGCTGTTCCTCGAAGGGTTCGACCTACCGGCCTTCGCTGCCTGCGTCCTGCTGGAAGACGACGTCGCCCGTGCGGCGATGGACCGGTACTTCGACCGCTTTCTCTCCATGGCCGAGACGACCGAAACCGGTTTTGTTCTCGACACCAACACCTGGCGCTCCGGAACGCATTGGGCCGACGCGGTCGGGCGTTTGCCCGCGCAGATGCAGGACCTCACCCGCGAGGCCGTCAGGTTTGCCATGGCGATCCGGGATCGGTGGCAAGATCGCGTTTCGCCGATCCTGCTCAATGGCGTGATCGGACCCGCCGGCGACGCCTATGATGGCACGATTTCGCTGGATGCGGCCACCGCCGAGGCAATACACGCGCCGCAGATCGCCTTGCTCGCGGAATGCGGGGTTGATCTGGTTTCCGCGCTGACCTTCGGAAGCATGCCGGAGGCGATCGGGTTCAGCCGTGCGAGTATCAAGGCGGGCGTGCCCGTTGCGATCTCCTACACGGTGGAGACGGACGGATGCTTGCCGGACGGAACACCGCTCGAGCGCGCCGTGCTTGAGACCGATGCCGCAACCGGGGGTGCACCGCTCTACTATATGATCAATTGCGCGCATCCCGAGCACTTTCGCGATGTTCTCAACAACGAAGCCTGGTGCCGCCGCATCCGCGGAGTTCGCGCGAACGCTTCGCGGCTGAGCCACGCGGAACTGGACGAGGCAGAGACCCTGGACGACGGCGACCCCGAAGAATTCGGACTGCTCCACGCTGATCTTGCCCGAAAGCTCCCGGCACTGAAAGTCGTCGGCGGGTGCTGCGGCACGGATCACCGTCACGTCGGCTGCATGGCGGACGCCATGCTTCCTTCGACCGGGGCCTGA
- a CDS encoding DUF1127 domain-containing protein, whose translation MTAISTNVGAGRRWLSSVVEDINGWIANAKERRRIRHEKRALSHLPNHLLRDIGLEQYAVPPDPIIRHRFV comes from the coding sequence ATGACTGCAATTTCAACGAATGTCGGCGCTGGCCGCCGCTGGCTCTCAAGTGTTGTCGAAGACATCAACGGGTGGATAGCGAATGCCAAGGAGCGGCGGCGCATCCGCCACGAGAAGAGAGCGCTGTCACATCTTCCCAATCACTTGCTCCGCGACATCGGGCTTGAGCAGTATGCGGTTCCGCCCGATCCCATCATCCGTCACCGTTTTGTGTAG
- a CDS encoding cytochrome-c peroxidase: MKSPLAIALLLTSSIDAHAADLPSPLEDMDFLWNGTPSPELYELGRSLFFDPILSGNQNIACATCHDPARGTGDGVSLSIGEGGSGFGPERVTQDGVIGRVPRNAQPLYNIGARAYTSMFHDGRLELDHMSGFPSHLRSPAKEQLPEGLDNALTAQAMFPVLSAVEMAGQPGENPVADAVSKRDFNRAWRLLADRLAATPAYSDQFVVIFDDVEAPQDIRFDHAATAIAAFETVAFRSDWSRFDARLAGWPLNATEEAGLDLFYGKAGCSSCHSGPLLTDHEFHAIAVPQIGPGKDQGPDGSYAAHSGYPHRVEDQGRFNVTGENADLYAFRTPSLRNVALTGPWGHNGAFASLEDMVRHHLDAVASLASYTPAELQPLDTVIQPVRSRTGVSYQALSPMQRSTYDLRDIWVHSSERLRNEIARANTLAPVDLSDEEVSSILAFLETLTDPTAIDRSYLVPTVLPSGLPPQPGRDDACLTDIVPWVGAKALPGEAEDLPEPRCDDRGDKIQQ; the protein is encoded by the coding sequence ATGAAATCCCCGCTGGCCATCGCCTTGCTTCTGACCTCCTCTATCGATGCACATGCCGCCGATCTGCCCAGCCCGCTGGAGGACATGGATTTTCTATGGAACGGAACGCCCAGCCCGGAGCTTTACGAGCTTGGCCGAAGCCTGTTCTTCGATCCTATTCTGTCCGGCAATCAGAACATCGCCTGCGCGACCTGCCACGATCCGGCGCGCGGAACGGGCGATGGCGTCTCTTTGTCCATCGGAGAAGGCGGCAGCGGCTTTGGCCCCGAACGTGTCACGCAGGATGGCGTGATCGGACGTGTCCCTCGCAATGCGCAACCGCTCTATAACATCGGTGCGCGGGCCTATACGTCCATGTTTCATGACGGGCGACTTGAGCTTGACCACATGAGTGGATTTCCAAGCCACCTTAGAAGCCCGGCCAAGGAGCAATTGCCCGAGGGTCTGGACAACGCCCTGACAGCGCAGGCCATGTTTCCGGTCCTTTCCGCTGTTGAGATGGCAGGCCAGCCCGGCGAAAACCCGGTCGCCGACGCCGTTTCGAAACGAGATTTCAACCGGGCTTGGCGCCTTCTGGCCGACCGGCTGGCTGCGACCCCGGCCTATTCCGACCAGTTTGTTGTGATCTTTGATGATGTCGAGGCGCCACAGGACATCCGGTTCGATCACGCGGCTACGGCAATTGCCGCCTTTGAAACGGTGGCCTTCCGGTCTGACTGGAGCCGGTTCGATGCGCGTCTTGCTGGCTGGCCGTTGAACGCAACCGAGGAAGCCGGGCTTGACCTGTTCTATGGTAAGGCGGGGTGCAGTTCCTGTCACAGCGGCCCCTTACTGACGGATCACGAGTTTCACGCAATTGCGGTTCCACAAATCGGCCCCGGCAAAGATCAAGGGCCAGACGGCAGCTATGCTGCCCATTCCGGCTATCCGCATCGGGTCGAGGATCAGGGCCGTTTCAACGTGACTGGTGAAAATGCCGACCTCTACGCATTCCGCACTCCGTCGCTGAGGAATGTCGCGCTGACAGGGCCGTGGGGACATAACGGCGCCTTTGCCTCGCTTGAGGATATGGTGCGGCACCATCTCGATGCGGTGGCATCGCTGGCGAGCTACACCCCGGCGGAGCTTCAGCCGCTCGATACCGTGATCCAGCCGGTGCGCAGTAGAACCGGCGTCAGCTACCAGGCCCTGAGTCCGATGCAACGCAGTACCTATGACCTGCGAGACATTTGGGTGCACAGTTCGGAACGGCTGCGGAACGAGATCGCCCGCGCCAACACGCTCGCGCCGGTGGATCTGTCCGATGAAGAAGTGTCGAGCATCCTTGCGTTTCTGGAAACGCTCACCGATCCGACGGCGATCGATCGCTCTTACCTTGTGCCGACGGTCCTGCCGTCGGGCCTGCCGCCACAACCCGGTCGTGACGACGCTTGCTTAACAGACATCGTGCCTTGGGTAGGCGCGAAGGCATTGCCCGGGGAAGCTGAAGACCTACCGGAGCCGCGCTGCGACGACCGGGGGGATAAGATCCAGCAATAG
- a CDS encoding methyltransferase family protein, with protein sequence MKYLIFAYALISYALFGVVFVWLAAFLHNVGDLRGPASRPAVEAALINLALILLFGVVHSVMARPAFKRVWTRIIPPASERATYVLQSSLLLGLIIWQWQPIPAIIWRVEGPAVWIFYGAMGLGAAIILVATFLLGHFEFVGLSQAWHNLRGTSTPPATFRTPMLYRIVRHPLQFGLLIMMVATPVMTLGHLIFVAAMAVYIAIGLRFEERALLREFGAAYAVYQRDVPMLIPNPFRRSRGSVHGAP encoded by the coding sequence ATGAAATACCTTATTTTTGCCTACGCGCTCATCAGCTACGCCCTGTTTGGAGTTGTCTTTGTCTGGCTTGCCGCCTTTCTGCACAATGTCGGGGATCTGCGCGGTCCGGCGTCACGTCCCGCAGTGGAGGCCGCCCTCATCAATCTGGCGCTGATCCTGCTATTCGGCGTGGTCCACAGCGTGATGGCGCGACCCGCTTTCAAGAGGGTCTGGACCCGCATCATCCCGCCCGCGTCCGAACGCGCGACCTACGTGCTGCAATCTTCATTACTGCTGGGCTTGATCATTTGGCAGTGGCAGCCAATCCCGGCGATCATCTGGCGGGTTGAAGGGCCGGCGGTCTGGATCTTCTACGGCGCGATGGGGCTTGGCGCGGCAATCATTCTGGTCGCGACCTTTCTGCTGGGTCACTTCGAGTTCGTCGGTCTGTCACAAGCCTGGCACAACCTAAGGGGCACCTCGACGCCGCCCGCGACATTCCGAACCCCGATGCTCTACCGCATCGTGCGCCACCCGCTGCAGTTCGGTCTTCTGATCATGATGGTCGCAACCCCTGTGATGACGTTGGGTCACTTGATCTTTGTTGCTGCGATGGCCGTCTACATCGCCATCGGTCTGCGCTTTGAGGAACGTGCGCTGCTGCGGGAATTCGGCGCGGCTTACGCAGTCTACCAGCGCGACGTGCCCATGT